One Arvicanthis niloticus isolate mArvNil1 chromosome 3, mArvNil1.pat.X, whole genome shotgun sequence DNA segment encodes these proteins:
- the Ndst2 gene encoding bifunctional heparan sulfate N-deacetylase/N-sulfotransferase 2, with amino-acid sequence MLQLWKVVRPARQLELHRLILLLIGFSLVSMGFLAYYVSTSPKAKEPLPLPLGDCSSSGAAGPGPARPPVPPRPPRPPETTRTEPVVLVFVESAYSQLGQEIVAILESSRFRYSTELAPGRGDMPTLTDHTHGRYVLVIYENLLKYVNLDAWSRELLDRYCVEYGVGIIGFFRAHEHSLLSAQLKGFPLFLHSNLGLRDYQVNPSAPLLRLTRPSRLEPGPLPGDDWTIFQSNHSTYEPVLIASHRPAELPVPGSVLRRARLPTVVQDLGLHDGIQRVLFGHGLSFWLHKLVFVDAVAYLTGKRLCLDLDRYILVDIDDIFVGKEGTRMKVADVEALLTTQNKLRTLVPNFTFNLGFSGKFYHTGTEEEDAGDDMLLKHRREFWWFPHMWSHMQPHLFHNRSVLADQMRLNKQFALEHGIPTDLGYAVAPHHSGVYPIHTQLYEAWKSVWGIQVTSTEEYPHLRPARYRRGFIHNGIMVLPRQTCGLFTHTIFYNEYPGGSRELDRSIRGGELFLTVLLNPISVFMTHLSNYGNDRLGLYTFESLVRFLQCWTRLRLQTLPPVPLAQKYFELFPQERSPLWQNPCDDKRHKDIWSKEKTCDRLPKFLIVGPQKTGTTAIHFFLSLHPAVTSSFPSPSTFEEIQFFNGPNYHKGIDWYMDFFPVPSNASTDFLFEKSATYFDSEVVPRRGAALLPRAKIITVLINPADRAYSWYQHQRAHGDPIALNYTFYQVISASSQAPLLLRSLQSRCLVPGYYSTHLQRWLTYYPSGQLLIMDGQELRVNPAASMEIIQKFLGITPFLNYTRTLRFDEDKGFWCQGLEGGKTRCLGRSKGRRYPDMDMESRLFLTDFFRNHNLELSKLLSRLGQPAPLWLREELQHSSVG; translated from the exons ATGCTCCAGCTGTGGAAGGTGGTACGCCCTGCTCGGCAACTGGAACTGCACCGCCTTATACTGCTGCTGATTGGCTTCAGTCTTGTCTCCATGGGATTCCTGGCTTACTATGTGTCCACCAGCCCCAAAGCCAAGGAACCCTTGCCTCTGCCCTTGGGAGACTGTAGTAGCAGTGGGGCAGCTGGCCCTGGCCCTGCAAGACCACCAGTCCCACCTCGACCCCCAAGACCTCCAGAAACAACTCGAACAGAACCTGTGGTCCTTGTGTTTGTGGAGAGTGCATACTCACAACTGGGGCAGGAGATTGTGGCCATCTTGGAGTCTAGTCGCTTTCGTTATAGCACTGAGCTAGCACCTGGCCGAGGGGATATGCCCACCCTGACTGATCATACCCATGGCCGCTATGTCTTAGTCATCTACGAGAACCTTCTAAAGTACGTCAACTTGGATGCCTGGAGTCGAGAACTGCTAGATCGGTACTGTGTGGAGTATGGCGTAGGCATCATTGGCTTTTTCCGAGCCCATGAGCACAGCCTACTGAGTGCCCAACTTAAGGGCTTTCCCCTTTTCCTACACTCAAACTTGGGGCTCCGGGACTACCAAGTGAATCCTTCTGCTCCTCTATTGCGTCTCACCCGCCCGAGCCGCTTGGAGCCAGGACCACTGCCTGGTGATGACTGGACCATCTTCCAGTCCAATCACAGCACCTATGAGCCCGTGCTTATTGCCAGCCATCGGCCAGCCGAGCTCCCTGTGCCAGGATCAGTTCTTCGGCGGGCCCGGCTCCCCACCGTGGTGCAGGACTTGGGGCTTCATGATGGCATACAGCGGGTGCTGTTTGGACATGGCCTGTCTTTTTGGCTTCACAAGCTTGTTTTTGTCGATGCTGTTGCGTACCTCACTGGGAAGCGCCTCTGCCTGGACCTCGACCGCTACATCTTAGTGGACATTGATGACATCTTTGTGGGCAAAGAAGGTACTCGAATGAAGGTGGCTGATGTTGag GCTCTGTTGACCACCCAGAACAAACTCAGGACCTTAGTCCCCAACTTCACCTTCAACCTGGGCTTCTCGGGCAAGTTCTATCATACTG GGACGGAAGAGGAGGATGCGGGGGACGACATGTTGCTGAAGCACCGCAGAGAGTTCTGGTGGTTCCCGCACATGTGGAGCCACATGCAGCCCCACCTGTTCCACAACCGCTCCGTACTCGCCGACCAGATGAGGCTCAACAAACAGTTTGCTTTG GAGCATGGGATTCCTACGGATCTGGGCTATGCTGTGGCCCCCCACCACTCTGGCGTGTACCCCATCCACACACAGCTCTATGAGGCCTGGAAATCTGTATGGGGCATCCAGGTGACCAGCACCGAGGAGTATCCCCATCTGCGCCCTGCTCGCTACCGCCGTGGCTTCATTCACAATGGCATCATG gtGCTTCCCCGGCAAACATGTGGCCTCTTCACTCACACGATCTTCTATAATGAGTATCCTGGAGGTTCTCGTGAGCTAGATCGGAGCATCCGAGGTGGAGAGCTCTTTCTGACAGTGCTGCTTAATCCG ATCAGTGTCTTTATGACCCATCTGTCAAACTATGGAAATGACCGGCTGGGCCTGTACACCTTTGAGAGCCTGGTGCGCTTCCTCCAGTGCTGGACACGACTGCGTCTGCAGACCCTTCCTCCTGTCCCTCTTGCACAAAAGTACTTTGAACTTTTTCCTCAGGAACGAAGCCCCCTATGGCAG AATCCCTGTGatgacaagagacacaaagatatCTGGTCCAAGGAGAAAACCTGTGATCGACTCCCCAAGTTCCTCATTGTGGGACCACAGAAGACAG GCACCACAGCTATTCACTTCTTCCTGAGCCTGCACCCAGCTGTGACAAGCAGCTTTCCTAGCCCCAGCACCTTTGAGGAAATTCAGTTCTTCAATGGCCCTAATTACCACAAGGGTATCGACTG GTATATGGACTTCTTCCCTGTTCCTTCCAATGCCAGCACTGACTTCCTGTTTGAAAAAAGCGCCACCTACTTTGACTCAGAGGTTGTACCACGGCGGGGGGCTGCCCTTCTGCCAAGAGCCAAGATTATCACTGTGCTCATCAACCCTGCTGACAGGGCCTACTCCTGGTACCAG CACCAGCGAGCACATGGAGACCCCATTGCTCTGAACTACACCTTCTACCAAGTGATTTCAGCCTCCTCTCAGGCCCCTCTGCTGCTTCGCTCCTTGCAGAGCCGTTGTCTTGTTCCTGGATACTATTCTACCCATCTTCAACGCTGGCTGACTTACTACCCCTCTGGACAG CTGCTGATTATGGATGGGCAGGAGCTTCGTGTCAACCCAGCAGCCTCAATGGAGATCATCCAGAAGTTCCTGGGTATCACCCCCTTTCTGAACTACACGAGGACCCTCAG GTTTGATGAAGATAAAGGATTTTGGTGCCAGGGGCTTGAAGGTGGTAAGACTCGCTGTCTAGGGAGAAGCAAAGGCCGGAGGTACCCAGACATGGACATGGAG TCTCGCCTTTTCCTTACGGATTTTTTCCGGAACCATAATTTGGAGCTATCAAAGCTGCTGAGTCGGCTTGGACAGCCAGCCCCCTTGTGGCTTCGGGAAGAATTGCAGCATTCCAGTGTGGGCTAA